A stretch of DNA from Sulfurospirillum tamanense:
AACGGCCAATATTGCCATGAAAGAAGCCAAAACACAGCGAGAAGACATTGCTATTTACAGTATTGACTACTCGCGCCAAAAAGAGTACGAATCCAACATTGCTTGGGGAGCAAAACTGCATGACGCATTGAGGCATGGCCGCATTGTTCCTTATTATCAACCTGTTGTAAACAACAAAACCCTCCAATGGGAAAAATTCGAAGCCCTGGTACGCCTTGTAGAGCACGAGGGAAAGGTCTATTCTCCTTTTTACTTTTTAGACATTGCCAAACAAACCAAACAATACAAAGCCCTCACCCGCGCCGTTGTAGAAAAAACCTTTGAAACCTTTAGTCACCGCCTTGAAGATTTTTCTATTAACCTTTCCATTGACGATATTTTAGACACCTCCACCCGTAATTTCTTGTTTGATACCATCAAGCGCTACAATGTTGGCAAACGGTTGGTGCTTGAGATTGTAGAGTCTGAGGGTATTGAAAACTTTGAAGAAGTCACTGCGTTTATCGATGACGCCAAGGCACTTGGGTGTCAGATTGCCATCGATGATTTTGGCACAGGGTATTCTAACTTTGCCTACTTGCTCCGCTTAAAGGCAGACTACATCAAAATTGATGG
This window harbors:
- a CDS encoding EAL domain-containing protein; this translates as TANIAMKEAKTQREDIAIYSIDYSRQKEYESNIAWGAKLHDALRHGRIVPYYQPVVNNKTLQWEKFEALVRLVEHEGKVYSPFYFLDIAKQTKQYKALTRAVVEKTFETFSHRLEDFSINLSIDDILDTSTRNFLFDTIKRYNVGKRLVLEIVESEGIENFEEVTAFIDDAKALGCQIAIDDFGTGYSNFAYLLRLKADYIKIDGSMIENLATDNNSRLIVQAIVSFAKSIGLKTIAEFVKDEATFNEVVKLGIDYSQGYYFSPPLHEPLKTS